A genomic region of Papaver somniferum cultivar HN1 chromosome 7, ASM357369v1, whole genome shotgun sequence contains the following coding sequences:
- the LOC113292906 gene encoding putative defensin-like protein 25, translated as MASGKVTAIACLVMFMVFCADFNTVTASTANPACCQEHPNFGQCNLKNQKDMDRCNDYCSSSCRGGECKIRGGKHVCHCYC; from the exons ATGGCCAGTGGAAAAGTAACAGCTATTGCCTGCCTTGTCATGTTCATGGTTTTCTGCGCAG ATTTTAACACCGTTACGGCATCAACTGCAAACCCAGCATGTTGTCAAGAACATCCCAATTTTGGTCAATGTAATTTGAAAAACCAAAAGGACATGGATCGCTGTAACGATTACTGCAGTTCAAGCTGCAGGGGTGGAGAATGCAAGATTAGGGGTGGGAAGCATGTCTGCCACTGCTACTGTTAA